TATACAGTAGAAGAAGTCGCTGTTTTCCTTGATATTTCTGAGCAGACGGTCAGAAAGCATCTCAGAGTAAATTTGCTGAAAGGGAAAAAAATAGGAAGACGCTGGCACATCAAAGGCGCTGTCATCAGAAAATTCATCGAAGGTTAGGCAGGAGGAGGATATGGCAAAAAAGGGAATTGGAATAGACATCGGGACGAGTTCGATTAAAATTGTCGAACTCGCGAACATCGGGAAAAAACCCTCGCTCGTCAAATACGGAATCAAGGAACTGCCTTCCGATGTAATTGTCGACAGCCACATAATGGACCCACTCTTGATTACAGAGACAATTCAAAGAATAACAGAGAGTGAAATGATAAAAGCGGGTAAAGTTAACATAGGTCTTCAGGGAAGATCCGTCATGGTAAAAAAGATTGAAACGGAACTGATGAACGACAGCGAATACAGCCATCAAGTCCGATTCGACGCTCAAAATAACTTCCCGTTCGACTTTGAAGACATAGACATAAGCCTGGATTTTCACGTAATCGACAGGAACAAACAGGAGAAAAAGATGGACGTCCTCCTGCTTGCCGCAAAAACTGAAGTAATAGACCAGCAGATCGATCCTCTGTCGGAAAGCGGCATGAAAGTTAACATAGTGGATTACAATCTTTTCGCCCTTCAGAATTGCTACGAAAAAACAATGGGTTCTCTCGGCGGCGGAACAGTCGCGTTCGTTCACTTGGGCGCCGAGTGGTTCTTGACGAGTATTGTTTCGGATGGAAAACCTTTGATAGCAAGAGACACAAACGCAACAGGCACTCTCAAGATTATTCATCAGATGATGCGAAAACTGGGCATTTCCGAAGAAGAAGCAAAAAAGGTTTTAAAGAACGAAACTCCTCCGCCCCCCGATCAGCTTTCCACTGTGACTCTTATATACAACGAGTTCATTACGGAAGTCGCAGACAATATATCAAAACAGGAAGATTCCTCGAACAAGAAAATAGAAAAACTGATCGTTTCAGGAGGCGGAGTTTTGATACCGAGATTGAAACAGGGTCTGGAAGAAACTCTGAAAAAACCCGTAGAGATATTCAATCCGTTTCATGAGATCAGTGTACCCGATCATCACAGGGAAAAACTTGAGACCATAGGTCCCATTCTGTCCATTGCCGCAGGTCTCGCAATGAGAGGATAATAACTAACTTGAGAGGTTTAATATGATAGAAGTAAATCTACTTCGCCAGAAGACGATGAAAAAGAGACCCAAGGCTCAAAAAGGGCCTTCGGGAGGAGGAGCGGGAAACATTCTTCCTGTGGTCCTCGCATTTCTCATCGTCCTTATTATTTTACCGTTGGTCTTTTTTTTCCAGCAGATGCGGATAAATTCCGTAAAGAACAGAACAAAGCAGGTTCAGGGAGACATATCCAGGATGGCGGAAGAGCTTGAAGCCAGAAGAGAAGCCCAGAAGACCCTGGAAGGTCTTCAGGAACAGGAAAGACTCCTGAGAGAGAGAATAAACATAATAGCCTCGCTCAATTCCGGAAGAACCGCATACGTACATCTGCTTCAGGAAGTGTCAGACAGATTTCCTCAATACACTTGGATATCTTCCCTGACAGAATCAAACGGATCAGTCACAATAACAGGACTTACACTCTACGATGTTGTTCTTCCTCACCTCTGGGACGGTTTGGGTGAATCCCCGTACATAAACAACATACAGATTGAAAGTTGGGCATTGACAAACATCAGCGATCAGACTGCGGTTTCTTTTGTTCTCACGGCAAGCCTTCTCAAAACAACCTTGATTCAAACCGGAGGCGCACAATGAACAACAGGGTAATAGCCGCACTTATTTTTCTTCTCGGGATTGTCGGCGCCGTCGTTCTTTTCTTTTACATGCAGTATAATCCGTACAAAAGCGCCAACAATCAGTTAAAGCAAAAACTTGAAGTGAAAAGAGCTTACGAGGACTCGCTCAGACAAGTCGTAGATGTCAGTGAGAAAATAGAATACTACAAAGCGCTTTTGAAAAGCATGGAAGGTCTTCTCGCCAAAGCAGAAGCTATGGTTCCGAAAGAGGCGGACAGGAACGATATATGCGCCCTGCTGATAGAACTCTCTCATCAGGCAAACGTGACAATAGTGTCATCGACCCCTTCGCCGCCGATGTCTTCAGCGGACGGCTCCGGAAGCTTCATGATACCGGTTTCCCTGAACGTGGAGGCGACTTATCAGACCCTGGGCAAATTTCTGGAATTTCTTGCCAACAATCAGCGTATTTTAAAGCTTTCCTCTCTCAGCATGACTCCGTCTTCTTCAAAAACAGGCTTCATAAACGCATCACTGATTGTCAACGCTTATTATCTGCCCGTAGGAGCCGCCCAAACTCAAGCTCCCGAACAATGGAACTGAAGGGAAGGTGGTAAAAATGAAAAAAACAATCATGTTAACCGCAATATTTACCGCCGTTTTTCTATGCGGCTGTAAGAACAAAGGAGACATAATATCGGGGACAATAGGCCAGGCGGCAGAAGTGGTCTCTCACACATCAACAGGAAGAGTTCAGCAGAACGGTACCCAGCAGTCTGACACTTCAGTCAACCTCGGAAGCCTCAGCAATCAGATATCTACCGAGGAAATAGAACAGATGCTCGCCACCGAAGAATTCTATTTCACGAGTTCGAGAGATCCTTTTAATTCCCCTCTTTCGTCTCTGGAAAGGTCCAACCTTCTGAATCCTCAGGAAGGCATCCTCGAAGGGGTCATATCCGGTCCGAGAGGACTTCTCGCCATAATAAGGAGCACAGACGGCAAGCACTGGCTTCTGAGAAAAGGAGACAGGGTCAGCGGAGGCAACGTCGCTGAAATAACACCAGAAGCAGTAACTTTCGCTCTCGAACATTACGGTCAAATTTCAAGAGTAGTCATAAGAAGAGAAAACGCAATAAACCAGGAGGAGCAGTGAAAAAATATTTTTTGACTGCCGTTTTGATGTTATCAGCTTTCGCTGTGCTTTCGGCATACAACATAAACGAAATTGAAATAGCGCCCGCGTACTCGGGAGCTCAGATAACAATCAAAACAGACAGACTCGGTTCTTACAGGGATTACCAGTCCGGAGACAACATAGTCGTAGATTTTTACGGAGCGACGAACAATCTCAGAGCCGCCGCCTTCCCTTATGTTGACAGAGGTTCAATTGTGGGAATCGGAATTGCCGATTTCTCGTCCAGCGACATAATCAGAATCGTAGTCGAAACCAAGGGTTTAAAAAGCTACAATGTCTCGACTTCGGGCGGAAATCTTGTAATAACAGTTGAACCCGTTGTTTCTGCCGGAAGTTTCAGCGTCTGGAGAGCCACGGAGAGCATCACGAATCTCGAATACGCCGATTTTTCGTTCGGCGGTCT
This is a stretch of genomic DNA from candidate division WOR-3 bacterium. It encodes these proteins:
- a CDS encoding helix-turn-helix domain-containing protein, yielding YTVEEVAVFLDISEQTVRKHLRVNLLKGKKIGRRWHIKGAVIRKFIEG
- the pilM gene encoding type IV pilus assembly protein PilM; this translates as MAKKGIGIDIGTSSIKIVELANIGKKPSLVKYGIKELPSDVIVDSHIMDPLLITETIQRITESEMIKAGKVNIGLQGRSVMVKKIETELMNDSEYSHQVRFDAQNNFPFDFEDIDISLDFHVIDRNKQEKKMDVLLLAAKTEVIDQQIDPLSESGMKVNIVDYNLFALQNCYEKTMGSLGGGTVAFVHLGAEWFLTSIVSDGKPLIARDTNATGTLKIIHQMMRKLGISEEEAKKVLKNETPPPPDQLSTVTLIYNEFITEVADNISKQEDSSNKKIEKLIVSGGGVLIPRLKQGLEETLKKPVEIFNPFHEISVPDHHREKLETIGPILSIAAGLAMRG
- a CDS encoding PilN domain-containing protein, with protein sequence MIEVNLLRQKTMKKRPKAQKGPSGGGAGNILPVVLAFLIVLIILPLVFFFQQMRINSVKNRTKQVQGDISRMAEELEARREAQKTLEGLQEQERLLRERINIIASLNSGRTAYVHLLQEVSDRFPQYTWISSLTESNGSVTITGLTLYDVVLPHLWDGLGESPYINNIQIESWALTNISDQTAVSFVLTASLLKTTLIQTGGAQ
- the pilO gene encoding type 4a pilus biogenesis protein PilO, which gives rise to MNNRVIAALIFLLGIVGAVVLFFYMQYNPYKSANNQLKQKLEVKRAYEDSLRQVVDVSEKIEYYKALLKSMEGLLAKAEAMVPKEADRNDICALLIELSHQANVTIVSSTPSPPMSSADGSGSFMIPVSLNVEATYQTLGKFLEFLANNQRILKLSSLSMTPSSSKTGFINASLIVNAYYLPVGAAQTQAPEQWN